DNA sequence from the Leptospira limi genome:
AAATATCACATTTTATTTCCAAATAATCAACCTAGGCTATAAATCCACTGGTATCCCAAAGTATAATCCAAAGCCTCTTGAATATGTACTTCCTTTGTTCTAGGGGAGAGGTTCCAATCTGCAATCGTCCTTGCGAGAGAAACAATTTGTTTTTTCTTTCGTAAGGATAAATGTTTTGTATCTTTACCCAATTCCAATAATTTCAATATAGAGAGAGGTTCTTCGGAAGGAATTGTTTTTTCCCTTCGAAAAATAAGTCTTTCTTTTACGATTTGTTTTAATCGAATTTCTTCCAATCGTATATTACGTTCATCTGATGTTTCAAAGAGTGTTTGGAATATGGTGATACGATCGATAAATGCTCCACTAATTTTTTGAAGGTACAAACGAATTTTTTGTAAGGAACAATGGCAGTGGTTTTGGCTTTGGTAATTTCCACAAGGACATGGATTCGAAGAGAGTAGGAGAGTGAAATCTGTTTTGATTTTTGTCACTTCATTCATCCTAGTAATTTCTAAATATGAATCTTCCAATGGCATCCGTAAACTTTCTAAGATTCGATCCTTAAATTCGAGTGCTTCATCTAGAAACAAAATCCCTCCTTCTGCTTTTGTAATTTCGCCAGGATGGTAAGGAAGGCCACCACCAATCAAACCCACTTCAGTGGCAGAATGATGGGGCGAACGAAAGGGAGGTTTGTTAGTGGGGATCTCAAAGTCACCTTTTGTTGTCCAACTTCCTGTGTTCTTGGAAAGAGATGGTAAACGTGGAGGCAGAAGAGGTTCGAGTAACCTGTGTAACATGGTTTTGCCAATACCAGGACTTCCGAGTAAAACGCTATGGTGGTTACCTAGTATGCCATATAACAATCCCTGGAACACTTTCATCTGATAAGGATTTAAGTGAACTTCCTCCCAAAGTAGAGTTTCATTTGTTTCCAAAGATTGGTTTCGTTTTTCGGGTGTTTGTTGCCCTATTGATCTTAATTCCTGTAAATGGGAAAGGAAATAATACTCACCTTCAGGTAAAGGAAATAGTCGTAAGTTCGTCGGAACACAGAGGATTTTATTCTCTTCTTTTTCCCTTTGCCAAAGAAAAGGTAGGAGTTCTTTCCCACCCACAAGGCTACCATCGAGGCCCAAGTTTCCCAAATAGAGGATATCTGGATTTGCAATCGGGATTTGCCCTGTTGCTTGTAAGATTCCAACCGCCACTGCCAAATCTAGGGAGATCTTCTTCTTTTGGATGTGAGTGGGTTTCACATTGATGATGATAGTTTCGATAGGAAATTCAAAGGAAGAGGCTTCTATAGCCAAACGGATGCGGTCTCTGGCCTCCTTTGTCTCTTGTGTGACATTGCCCAAGATTTGAAAATGGGGGAAACCCCTCCTAATCCCAACTTCTACTTGGATCTCTCTTGTTCCATTCCATTCGTATAACAAACTTCCAACTTCTGCTCGTTTGGGGCCCACATGAAAATGAGGTAGAATGAATCGCTTTTGGTCCAAAAAATAAAAAAGACTTTTCATAAATAAGGCATCATGGTGACTTTTCCTGAGAGTTTGCTTTGGTTTGTAGTATCATTCGTGTATTTCCCCTCGTTCTTGTCCTTGTGTTCAGCCAGTGTTCACAACGACTAATCAAAAAAGAAAAGTTAAGGGAGATCAATGAATTCTATGATGGAAAAACATACGCACTGCGTGATGAGATCAAATTTTCCCAAACAGAAGTTTGGAAAAAAGGAACCCTCGTTAAGATCTACATCGAATCAACTCCCTCTCTTTTAAAACTGAAGGTCTACCCAATCCAAGAGTCACGTGAGTCTTCGGTGGGAAAACTAGCAGATTATATCATCAATGATGATGTAAAAAAAAGAGAGTATGACTTGGCGGACGTGGAAGAGTGGGTGAACCAAAAATTCACACTCGTAGAACAAAACGCCAAAAAAACAAAGAAATAAAGGTTTGGGATGCTCTCATTGTTCGATTATTTTGATTTTCCAGCTTTCTTTCTTTCTTGTTCAAGAATCTTCGGTTTAGTTCCCGATAGGATAACTGTGAAGTTTCTTCGGTTGGCATCATTCGTTTTGTTTTTGGTAGTGGGGACTGGTCTTTCTGCCAATCCATTCCAAAAAATCCACCAAGAAATCAATGAAAGCCTCCCGTCTGGGGATGGAACGGTATTTCGACTTTTTAGTAACCAATCCCAAGAATCCGAAGTTCACAAATTATTCACAGTCGGTGTGAACCAAACATCGGAAGAAGAAGAAGTGGAACTAGCTTCTCTTGACCTTCCGAAATACATTGATGTTTCCCCTGTTGTCAGTAACACGGTGGTTCATGAATCTGGGATTGTTGTGAAAAAATACACAGTCCAAAAAAAGGACAATCTCTCAAAAATTGCGCGTTCCTTTTCCATCGATGTCGCGAAGCTGAAAAAAGCAAATTCCCTTACTAGTGACCAACTAAAAGTAGGGCAAGTACTAGAAGTGCCTGTCCAAGTCAAAAATGCTTCTTCTTCCAGAGTTGTTTTAAAAAAGATTTTCATTTTACCTGTGCCGCAAAGCCGAGTTACATCTCGTTTTGGGCGTCGTGTGGATCCGTTTAACAAATACAACCGTGTGTACCACTCAGGTCTTGACCTAGCTGCGAAAGTGGGGGCACCTGTCCTTTCTGCTGCCGATGGTGAAGTTGTATTTACGGGCCGAAACGGTGGGTATGGAAATTCCGTTACCATCCAACACAAAAATGGGTATAAAACAGTTTACGCCCATTGTTCTCAGATTTTAGTTGAGGTTGGGGAAACGGTGAAGATGGGCCGAGTGGTAGCACTTGTCGGAAGGACAGGAACTGCAACTGGTGCACATTTGCATTTTGAAGTGTTCCGAAACGGGAAAATTATGAATCCTGAATCAGCTCTTGGCATGACCGAAAAACATGTTACAAAACTTCCCAAATCTGAAGTAGCCGGAATGTAATCGGAGTTTTTCTCCGATTTGTGGGGAGCATGAATTTAATCCTTCAAAGAATCCAATCGAGTCAGTTTTTAACATTGATTCCGGTGGTTTTGTTATTTTCGTTTTCCCTTGCGTATTTATTAAAACTCGTCCTTCTTCTTTTATTTTCCACAGAAACTGGAATGAATGTGGGAAGCCAAGTCCGCCCCAAACAAACTAGACAAGAAGTCATCCTTGCTGTTAGTACTTATGAAGATATAGTCACTGGGAATCTCATCCGTGGACAAGTATTCGATCCGAACGATGCCACAAAACGGGGTGCGGACGGAAGTCCTCTTGATCCTGAAATCGCCCAAGACAATGGCGATGATGACCAGATGCTTGTCACAGGCACTTTGTCTGGCCACTGGTCCTTTGCACGGGTCACCATTCGGGAAAAACAAAACAACGATTCGGAAGAATATGGTGTAGGCGAAATGGTTGGAGGTTACAAAGTCCAAACCATTGAACAACACTATGTGGTGCTAAAAAAAGGGGGGCTCAGCCTTCGTGTCAATATTGGGGAAACACCAGCGCAAGCCAAAGAGAGAATCCGACCAAAAGATGCAGCGGCCGTCACCAATTTGGGACCTTCGAGC
Encoded proteins:
- a CDS encoding general secretion pathway protein GspC, whose product is MNLILQRIQSSQFLTLIPVVLLFSFSLAYLLKLVLLLLFSTETGMNVGSQVRPKQTRQEVILAVSTYEDIVTGNLIRGQVFDPNDATKRGADGSPLDPEIAQDNGDDDQMLVTGTLSGHWSFARVTIREKQNNDSEEYGVGEMVGGYKVQTIEQHYVVLKKGGLSLRVNIGETPAQAKERIRPKDAAAVTNLGPSSQTIQKVLSREDVNRKLKDPNTIYKNARFGPHLVDGKIEGYKIYQVAKDHVFYSLGARGGDIIKRVNGMPLNETEKMLEIWGSIKQAPKITVDLERQGKIITYEFIIRN
- a CDS encoding LysM peptidoglycan-binding domain-containing M23 family metallopeptidase, whose product is MKFLRLASFVLFLVVGTGLSANPFQKIHQEINESLPSGDGTVFRLFSNQSQESEVHKLFTVGVNQTSEEEEVELASLDLPKYIDVSPVVSNTVVHESGIVVKKYTVQKKDNLSKIARSFSIDVAKLKKANSLTSDQLKVGQVLEVPVQVKNASSSRVVLKKIFILPVPQSRVTSRFGRRVDPFNKYNRVYHSGLDLAAKVGAPVLSAADGEVVFTGRNGGYGNSVTIQHKNGYKTVYAHCSQILVEVGETVKMGRVVALVGRTGTATGAHLHFEVFRNGKIMNPESALGMTEKHVTKLPKSEVAGM
- a CDS encoding type II secretion system-associated lipoprotein — its product is MVCSIIRVFPLVLVLVFSQCSQRLIKKEKLREINEFYDGKTYALRDEIKFSQTEVWKKGTLVKIYIESTPSLLKLKVYPIQESRESSVGKLADYIINDDVKKREYDLADVEEWVNQKFTLVEQNAKKTKK
- a CDS encoding ATP-binding protein, whose amino-acid sequence is MKSLFYFLDQKRFILPHFHVGPKRAEVGSLLYEWNGTREIQVEVGIRRGFPHFQILGNVTQETKEARDRIRLAIEASSFEFPIETIIINVKPTHIQKKKISLDLAVAVGILQATGQIPIANPDILYLGNLGLDGSLVGGKELLPFLWQREKEENKILCVPTNLRLFPLPEGEYYFLSHLQELRSIGQQTPEKRNQSLETNETLLWEEVHLNPYQMKVFQGLLYGILGNHHSVLLGSPGIGKTMLHRLLEPLLPPRLPSLSKNTGSWTTKGDFEIPTNKPPFRSPHHSATEVGLIGGGLPYHPGEITKAEGGILFLDEALEFKDRILESLRMPLEDSYLEITRMNEVTKIKTDFTLLLSSNPCPCGNYQSQNHCHCSLQKIRLYLQKISGAFIDRITIFQTLFETSDERNIRLEEIRLKQIVKERLIFRREKTIPSEEPLSILKLLELGKDTKHLSLRKKKQIVSLARTIADWNLSPRTKEVHIQEALDYTLGYQWIYSLG